The Hevea brasiliensis isolate MT/VB/25A 57/8 chromosome 1, ASM3005281v1, whole genome shotgun sequence DNA segment CAATTTGGACGACACAAAACAAGGCAATATTTAAGAAAGTAGAGTGCAATTTGATAGCCACTTCCAAACTTATTTACAGTAGTGCGAATGAGATGAATCAAATATTGGCTAATAGGAATACAGAGCTCGGCATCTCTCAGCCATCTCTCCTTACAGCAAGGTGGCAATTTCCAGTTAGAGGGAATCTTAAATTAAATAGTGATATAGCCTATGAAGCATGGAAATGGAAACGCGAACACGGGAAAACGCAGAAACGGACATAGGAAAAtggcattttaaaaaatataggaaacgTAAACGTGGGGGAAacgtgtaaatataaaaaatataggggtatatttatatatatatatatatatatatatatatatatatatatatatatatatatatatatatatatatatatatcatgaaagatgttcaataataaataaagtccaaatcaacatttaaattcaatcataaaaatacatatttagaagtttcatacttataagaaataaatattaactacaacacattcaaatgttaaaaaagaaaagataatgaaatttatgacatTTCCTCAACTTCACTGTCTTTCTCCTTCTCCATGCTTGTAGTTGCATTTTCATCAAATAAAACAGACTCTAACTCTGGTTCATCCAATGAAAGGTTGGCAAATTCAAGAACTCCCACATCTTCCATACTCCCAAATTGATCACCACCAACATCCCACAATTTTGTCTTCTCATCATAATATTGGGAGGAGTTTCTCGACAGAAGACGAAGATTATTATGGATAAAAACCAAGTCCTCTGCACGTTTTGGAGTTAATTTATTCCTTCTACATGAATGAATGAAGGAATAAATACTCCAATTTCTTTCACAACAAGAGGAGGAAGTAGGTTGTCCAAGCACTTTAAAAGCCAAcctttgaagtaaaggtgcattAGAACCAAAACATGCCCACCATTTCCTAGGATCTGTAACATACATACTTCCAATAGAATCAGGATCAGCAAAAGGTCcacttttcaaagaaaaa contains these protein-coding regions:
- the LOC131182332 gene encoding uncharacterized protein LOC131182332, whose protein sequence is MDGEVSTERIKCFRRIFSNEDERIRANDEFVNFSLKSGPFADPDSIGSMYVTDPRKWWACFGSNAPLLQRLAFKVLGQPTSSSCCERNWSIYSFIHSCRRNKLTPKRAEDLVFIHNNLRLLSRNSSQYYDEKTKLWDVGGDQFGSMEDVGVLEFANLSLDEPELESVLFDENATTSMEKEKDSEVEEMS